Genomic segment of Sphingomicrobium marinum:
GCCAGGCCTGCTGCTCGGCATCGTCACCGCCGATTGCTCGCCCGTGCTTCTCGCCGATGTGGAGGCAGGCGTCGTCGCTGTTGCGCATGCGGGTTGGCGCGGCGCAATTGCCGGCGTTACCGACAAGACCGTCGGCGCGATGCTGTCGCTTGGCGCGCGGCTCGATCGTATCGCGGCAGCGGTCGGCCCCTGCATCGCGCAAGCCAGCTACGAAGTCTCGCCCGAGTTCGTCGATCCGTTCCTGGCGGAGGATCCCGATAACGCGCGCTTCTTCGTAGAGGGCCCGTCGGGAAAACCCCATTTCGACCTCGAAGCCTATGTCGCCGCGCGGCTATCGGCTGTTGGCGTTAGGCGCGTATGGCTGGCCGGGCTCGATACCTATGCGCACAAAGATCGCTTCTACAGCTTCCGCCGTGCGATGCATCGCGGCGAGGCGAACTACGGGCGACAGATAAGCCTCATTGGCATTCGGCCCCAACCCGTCTAATCGGGCGCCGAACTTTCATTCGGAGACGCATCGTGAGCGAAGGCCGCAAGCCCAAGAACCCTGCCACCCATATCGGTAACCACAAGCTCGATCCCGCCACCCTGATGATGGGCTATGGTTACGATCCGTCCTTGTCCGAAGGTAGCCTCAAGGCCCCGATCTTCCACACCTCGACCTTCGTGTTCGAAAAGGCCGCGGACGGGAAGCATTTCTTCGAAGGCATCACGGGCAAGCGTCCGGGCGGTACCGACGGGCTCGTTTATGCGCGCTTCAACAATCCCAACCAGGAAATGCTCGAGGATCGCCTCGCTCTGTGGGAAGATGCAGAAGAGGCGCTCGTCTTTTCCAGCGGGATGACCGCAATCTCAATCCTGCTGCTTACCTTCGCTCGCCCCGGCGACGTCATTTTGATGTCGGGCCCGCTCTACGCGGCGACCGAGACGATCATCATGAAAATCCTTTCGCAGTTCGGCATCGGTCATGTCGATTTCCCGGCAGGTGCGACGCGCGAGGAAATCGATGCGGCGATGGAAAAGGCCAAGAAGCTGGCCGCCGAGCAAGGCGGCAGCGTATCGATGATCTATCTCGAAAGCCCAGGCAACCCGACCAATGCGCTGGTGGACGTGCAGGCAGTCGATGCAGCGCGCAAGGCGATGCTGCCCGACACCCCGATCGCCATCGACAACACGTTCCTCGGCCCGCTCTGGTCGCGTCCGCAGGATCACGGCGCCGACATCAGCGTCTACAGCCTGACCAAGTATGCGGGCGGCCACTCCGATCTCGTCGCGGGCGGCCTGACGGGCAAGAAGGCGCTGCTCGACAAGGTTCGCCCGATGCGCAACACGCTGGGCGGGATTTGCGATGCCAACACCGCGTGGATGCTGATGCGCAGTCTCGAAACGCTCGAACTGCGCATGAGCCGCGCCGGCGAAAATGCCGAAAAGGTCTGCGAATTCCTGCGCAGCCACGACAAGGTGGATCGCGTCGGGTATCTCGGCTTCCTCGAAGAAGGCACGCGCCAACGCGACATTTACGACCGTCACGGCCTGGGCGCGGGCTCGACTTTCTCGCTCTACCTCAAGGGCGGTGAGGAGGAGGCATTCCGCTTCCTCGATGCGCTGCAGATCGCCAAGCTTGCGGTCAGCCTCGGGGGCACCGAAACGCTCGCTTCGGCGCCGGCCGCGATGACGCATTTGTCGGTGCCCGACGAGCGCCGCAAACAGCTCGACATCACCGATAGCCTGGTGCGCATTTCGATCGGGATCGAGCGTCCCGAAGACCTGATCGCCGACTTTTCGAACGCACTCGACGCGGTCTAGGCCCAGTACTCGATCCGCCAGCCACGCTGTTTTGCGATGGCGAGGAGTTTGGGGTCGGGGTGCACCGCGATGGGTTCGTCGGACCAGTCGAAGGCCGGCTGGTCGCTATGGTGGTCCGAATAGAAGCGGACGTGCCCGGGCACGACATTATGCTCGAGTAGCCAGGCTTCGATCATGCGAAGCTTGGCCGGTCCGTAGCAATTTTCGCCATCGATTTTGGCGTGGATCTGCGCGTCGAGCCCCAG
This window contains:
- a CDS encoding cystathionine gamma-synthase family protein codes for the protein MSEGRKPKNPATHIGNHKLDPATLMMGYGYDPSLSEGSLKAPIFHTSTFVFEKAADGKHFFEGITGKRPGGTDGLVYARFNNPNQEMLEDRLALWEDAEEALVFSSGMTAISILLLTFARPGDVILMSGPLYAATETIIMKILSQFGIGHVDFPAGATREEIDAAMEKAKKLAAEQGGSVSMIYLESPGNPTNALVDVQAVDAARKAMLPDTPIAIDNTFLGPLWSRPQDHGADISVYSLTKYAGGHSDLVAGGLTGKKALLDKVRPMRNTLGGICDANTAWMLMRSLETLELRMSRAGENAEKVCEFLRSHDKVDRVGYLGFLEEGTRQRDIYDRHGLGAGSTFSLYLKGGEEEAFRFLDALQIAKLAVSLGGTETLASAPAAMTHLSVPDERRKQLDITDSLVRISIGIERPEDLIADFSNALDAV
- the pgeF gene encoding peptidoglycan editing factor PgeF, which translates into the protein MNLDIVTAAPLDGVAHGFFGRAGGVSTGDVAGLQCGYGADDDREAVDTNRRLAADALIDGASIAAPYQVHSPDCVIADAPFDERPKADAVATRTPGLLLGIVTADCSPVLLADVEAGVVAVAHAGWRGAIAGVTDKTVGAMLSLGARLDRIAAAVGPCIAQASYEVSPEFVDPFLAEDPDNARFFVEGPSGKPHFDLEAYVAARLSAVGVRRVWLAGLDTYAHKDRFYSFRRAMHRGEANYGRQISLIGIRPQPV